From Salvelinus sp. IW2-2015 linkage group LG18, ASM291031v2, whole genome shotgun sequence, a single genomic window includes:
- the LOC111977344 gene encoding parvalbumin, thymic-like produces MTLTDFLAVSDITSTINACRANDSFSPNTFFAMVGLSKKSPPEIEEDLHDPGQDKSGYIEPDALQMSLNSFPRGARPLTAAETSAFLLAGDQDGDGKIGWDEFSNLVMSS; encoded by the exons ATGACTCTCACAGACTTCCTCGCTGTGTCAGATATTACTTCAACTATCAACGCTTGCAGGG CAAACGACTCCTTCAGCCCAAATACTTTTTTTGCGATGGTAGGATTGTCCAAGAAGTCTCCCCCTGAGATTGAAGAAGATCTTCATGATCCTGGACAGGACAAGAGTGGCTACATCGAACCGGACGCGCTACAGATGAGTCTTAATA GCTTTCCAAGGGGGGCTCGTCCCCTGACAGCGGCTGAGACCAGTGCCTTCCTCCTGGCTGGGGACCAGGACGGGGATGGAAAGATAGGCTGGGATG AGTTCTCCAACCTTGTTATGTCTTCATaa
- the LOC111977343 gene encoding parvalbumin-2-like, which translates to MAFKGMLKDEDIAAXLKHCAAAESFNHKEFFAKVGLAGKSAEDLKKAFYFVDQDKSGFIEEDELKLFLQTFSAGARALTDKETKAFLAAGDVDGDGMIGVDEFVTLVNA; encoded by the exons ATGGCTTTCAAGGGAATGCTTAAGGATGAGGATATCGCTGCTRCCCTCAAGCATTGTGCAG CTGCTGAGTCCTTCAACCACAAAGAGTTCTTCGCCAAGGTTGGCCTGGCCGGCAAGTCTGCTGAGGATTTGAAGAAAGCCTTCTACTTCGTTGACCAGGACAAGAGTGGCTTCATTGAGGAGGATGAGCTCAA gcTGTTCCTCCAGACCTTCTCTGCTGGTGCCAGAGCTCTGACAGATAAAGAGACCAAGGCCTTCCTTGCAGCAGGAGATGTTGATGGTGATGGCATGATCGGAGTAGATG AGTTCGTCACCTTGGTGAACGCATAA
- the LOC111978775 gene encoding parvalbumin beta 2 — MSFAGLNDADVAAALAACTAADSFNHKAFFAKVGLASKSNDDVKKAFYVIDQDKSGFIEEDELKLFLQNFSASARALTDAETKAFLADGDKDGDGMIGVDEFAAMIKG, encoded by the exons ATGTCCTTCGCCGGTCTTAACGATGCTGATGTTGCTGCAGCCCTCGCTGCTTGCACAG CTGCTGACTCCTTCAACCACAAAGCGTTCTTTGCCAAGGTTGGCCTGGCCAGCAAGTCCAACGATGACGTGAAGAAGGCCTTCTACGTCATTGACCAGGACAAGAGTGGCTTCATTGAGGAGGATGAGCTTAA GCTGTTCCTGCAGAACTTCTCTGCTTCTGCTAGAGCCCTGACTGACGCTGAGACCAAGGCTTTCCTGGCTGATGGGGACAAGGATGGTGATGGCATGATTGGAGTTGATG AGTTTGCTGCCATGATCAAAGGATAA
- the LOC111977990 gene encoding parvalbumin, thymic CPV3: MGSSAPDSFSFKKFFQLCGLTSKSPKEVKDVFQILDDDNSGYIEESELKFFLQRFVPGARTLTDAECKGFLSAADDDNDGKIGVEEFLIMVQS, from the exons ATGGGTTCCAGcg CCCCAGACTCCTTCAGCTTCAAGAAGTTTTTCCAGCTGTGTGGTCTGACCTCCAAGTCTCCCAAAGAAGTCAAAGATGTCTTCCAGATCCTTGACGACGACAACAGTGGCTACATCGAGGAGTCAGagctcaa GTTCTTCCTGCAACGGTTTGTTCCCGGGGCGCGGACACTGACAGACGCTGAGTGCAAAGGCTTCCTGTCTGCAGCTGATGATGACAACGATGGCAAGATCGGAGTAGAAG AATTCCTGATCATGGTCCAGTCCTGA